A genome region from Hydrogenoanaerobacterium saccharovorans includes the following:
- a CDS encoding ABC transporter substrate-binding protein: MKKLLTVLLAASMVLSMAACGSTGNSSVASSAGSQSTAGESAPADKVYKIGIVQLIEHDALDAAYQGFVDAMKEAGYEDGKNLKIDYQNAQGEQANCVTIADKLVNDKNDLILAIATPAAQAVANKTKDIPILVTAVTDPADAKLVASNQAPGGNVSGTSDLNPIKEQMGLLKELVPNAKKVGILYSSSEANSLFQANLAKQELKALGLEGVDFTVSNSNEIQQVAQSMVGKVDAIYTPTDNIIASGMATVTMVANPAKLPVIGAEGALVEKGALATYGLSYYNLGKQTAAMAVKILAEGAKPADMPIEYLKETELLINKSTAEAIGIAIPQALADKAKMVETAGVK; encoded by the coding sequence ATGAAAAAGCTTTTGACAGTTTTATTGGCAGCTTCTATGGTACTAAGTATGGCAGCCTGCGGCAGCACAGGCAATTCTTCGGTTGCTTCTTCTGCAGGTTCCCAATCTACAGCAGGAGAAAGTGCCCCCGCAGATAAAGTTTATAAAATAGGCATTGTTCAGTTGATAGAGCATGATGCACTGGATGCCGCATATCAAGGTTTTGTAGACGCAATGAAAGAAGCCGGGTATGAAGATGGCAAAAACCTCAAGATCGATTATCAAAACGCACAGGGCGAGCAGGCAAACTGCGTTACGATTGCAGATAAATTGGTCAATGACAAAAACGATTTGATTTTGGCAATTGCAACCCCCGCAGCACAGGCTGTTGCAAACAAAACAAAAGATATCCCTATTTTGGTTACTGCGGTTACCGACCCGGCAGATGCAAAACTGGTTGCCTCCAATCAGGCACCGGGCGGCAATGTGTCAGGTACTTCCGACTTAAACCCGATTAAAGAGCAAATGGGGCTGCTAAAAGAGCTGGTACCCAATGCAAAAAAAGTGGGTATCCTCTATAGTTCCAGCGAGGCGAACTCTCTGTTTCAGGCAAATCTTGCAAAACAAGAGTTGAAAGCACTCGGACTTGAAGGTGTAGATTTTACTGTATCCAACTCAAACGAAATCCAGCAGGTGGCGCAGTCTATGGTTGGTAAGGTAGATGCAATTTACACTCCAACCGATAACATCATTGCATCCGGCATGGCAACCGTTACCATGGTAGCAAACCCTGCAAAGCTACCTGTCATCGGTGCAGAGGGCGCTTTGGTAGAAAAAGGTGCGCTTGCAACCTATGGTTTGAGCTACTATAACCTTGGTAAACAAACCGCAGCCATGGCGGTAAAAATTTTGGCAGAGGGCGCAAAACCTGCCGATATGCCGATTGAATATCTTAAAGAAACAGAGCTTCTCATCAATAAATCAACAGCCGAAGCAATTGGTATTGCAATCCCGCAGGCACTTGCAGATAAAGCCAAAATGGTAGAAACGGCTGGCGTAAAATAA
- the rpsO gene encoding 30S ribosomal protein S15 encodes MLAKEEKSALIAENRLNEKDTGSPEVQIAILTKRIIDLTEHAKTHKKDHHSKRGLLKMVGHRRNLLNYLMKKDIERYRAIIAKLGIRK; translated from the coding sequence ATGCTTGCAAAAGAAGAAAAAAGCGCATTAATTGCTGAAAACCGTTTGAACGAAAAAGACACAGGTTCGCCTGAGGTTCAGATTGCTATTCTCACCAAGAGAATTATCGACCTCACCGAGCATGCAAAAACCCATAAAAAAGACCACCACTCCAAACGTGGTTTGCTTAAAATGGTAGGTCACAGACGTAACCTGCTCAACTACTTGATGAAAAAGGATATCGAGCGTTACCGTGCCATTATTGCTAAACTCGGCATTCGTAAGTAA
- a CDS encoding bifunctional riboflavin kinase/FAD synthetase: protein MNSIGENSNTSIALGFFDGVHIGHQTVIRQAVELAHKQSLVPCVFTFTTGHSAPTAKLNGGAIITEENKEAELYKLGVEKIFCPDFELFKDMTGEEFVRDMLLKQYHAKALTCGFDFHFGKNARYGIEELMQLCKNFGIRLCVVPAILDEGKAISSTRIREALRQGDIETANRLLGRRYGFDFEVVQGKRLGRTINAPTINQHFPSGFELPKFGVYASFAEVDGKLYPAVTNIGVKPTVKSDHIPLAETYIIGVNEDFYGKRIPITLVQFLRPEMKYASVEELKNSIHCDIEKAVEVCEVFALQ from the coding sequence TTGAATAGTATTGGAGAAAATAGTAATACATCAATTGCTTTGGGCTTTTTTGATGGTGTTCATATAGGGCACCAGACGGTTATCCGTCAAGCGGTAGAACTTGCACACAAACAATCTCTGGTTCCTTGTGTATTTACTTTTACAACCGGTCATAGTGCTCCTACTGCTAAATTAAACGGAGGCGCCATTATCACCGAAGAGAACAAAGAGGCAGAATTGTACAAGCTTGGGGTTGAAAAAATTTTTTGCCCCGATTTTGAACTGTTTAAAGATATGACGGGCGAAGAATTCGTACGAGATATGTTGTTGAAGCAGTACCATGCAAAGGCGCTGACCTGCGGTTTTGATTTTCATTTTGGAAAAAATGCGCGGTACGGTATTGAAGAGTTAATGCAGCTTTGCAAGAATTTTGGTATTCGGCTTTGTGTGGTGCCTGCGATTCTTGACGAAGGTAAAGCCATCAGTTCCACCCGCATTCGCGAGGCACTGCGTCAGGGAGATATCGAAACTGCAAACCGTCTGCTTGGCAGGCGATATGGTTTTGATTTTGAAGTGGTGCAGGGTAAACGGTTAGGCAGAACCATCAATGCACCTACCATCAATCAGCATTTTCCCAGTGGTTTTGAGCTACCTAAATTCGGCGTATACGCCTCTTTTGCCGAAGTGGATGGAAAACTCTACCCGGCAGTTACCAACATTGGTGTAAAACCCACTGTAAAAAGCGATCATATTCCCCTTGCCGAAACCTATATTATCGGCGTTAACGAAGATTTTTACGGTAAGCGAATACCAATTACTTTGGTACAATTTTTGCGCCCCGAAATGAAATATGCATCGGTAGAAGAATTAAAAAACAGTATCCACTGTGATATAGAAAAAGCCGTTGAAGTATGCGAAGTTTTTGCTTTACAATAG
- a CDS encoding polyribonucleotide nucleotidyltransferase, producing MFENFKVFETEYAGRKISFETGKMCALSNGSCLVRYGETTVLCNVTASKRPRDGIDFFPLSVDYEEKLYSVGKIPGSFLKREGRPSDKAILASRCVDRPIRPLFPKDMRNDCSVVMTVMSVDSDCSPELAGMLGTSFAIAISDIPWNGPISGVNMGIVDGKIVINPDAEQRKVSQMVTTVVSTDQKIVMIESGANEIDDDTMLEAILMGHEENKKMVEFIKGVAAEIGKPKFEFESQEVDHDMFEAIKEFAIDRVKAALDTDDKNERDTNLAPIVDDIHAKFDEQYPEKTAMIDECIYKLQKFIVRRWLLDEGKRVDGRGIDEIRPLNAQVGLIPRVHGSGMFTRGQTQVLTIATLGQLRDAQILDGIDGEENKRYMHQYNFPSYSVGETKPSRGPGRREIGHGALAERALEPVLPSVDEFPYAMRLVSEVLSSNGSTSQGSICGSTLALMDAGVPIKAPVAGISCGLITEGDRWMTMVDIQGLEDFFGDMDFKVGGTHKGITAIQMDLKIDGLTPEIVKEAFAKTHAARDYILNDIMLPVISAPREELSEYAPKMISIQIPVDKIREVIGSGGKVIQKICADCNVKIDIDDDGKVFVSSINMADCRRAIQVIETIAIDPEVGAIYKGKVTRIMNFGAFVEIAPGKEGLCHISKLENNRVEKVEDVVSVGDEIVVMVTEIDQQGRINLSRKDAIAKLEEKKKAQQN from the coding sequence ATGTTTGAAAATTTTAAAGTATTCGAAACAGAATATGCCGGCAGAAAAATTAGTTTTGAAACCGGAAAAATGTGTGCACTCTCCAACGGTTCTTGTCTCGTTCGCTATGGCGAAACAACCGTATTGTGCAACGTAACAGCAAGCAAACGCCCACGCGACGGTATAGACTTTTTCCCTCTTTCGGTAGATTATGAGGAAAAATTGTATTCTGTGGGTAAAATCCCCGGCTCGTTTTTGAAAAGAGAGGGCAGACCGTCCGACAAAGCCATCTTGGCTTCCCGTTGTGTCGACCGTCCCATTCGCCCTTTGTTCCCCAAAGATATGAGAAACGACTGTTCGGTTGTTATGACCGTGATGTCCGTTGATTCCGATTGTTCGCCCGAACTTGCCGGTATGTTGGGGACATCCTTTGCAATCGCAATTTCTGATATTCCGTGGAACGGCCCGATTTCGGGTGTCAACATGGGGATTGTAGACGGCAAAATTGTTATCAATCCCGATGCAGAGCAGCGCAAAGTATCTCAGATGGTAACAACTGTAGTATCTACCGATCAAAAAATCGTTATGATTGAATCCGGAGCAAACGAAATTGACGATGATACGATGCTCGAAGCAATCTTGATGGGCCATGAAGAGAATAAAAAAATGGTTGAGTTTATCAAAGGCGTTGCCGCTGAAATTGGTAAACCCAAGTTTGAGTTTGAGTCTCAAGAAGTTGATCACGACATGTTCGAGGCAATCAAAGAGTTTGCGATCGACCGCGTGAAAGCTGCGCTGGATACCGATGATAAGAACGAGAGAGATACCAACCTTGCTCCCATTGTCGATGACATCCATGCGAAATTTGACGAGCAGTACCCCGAAAAAACAGCGATGATTGATGAGTGTATCTATAAGCTGCAAAAATTCATCGTAAGAAGATGGCTGCTTGATGAGGGCAAACGTGTTGATGGAAGAGGTATTGATGAAATCAGACCTTTGAACGCACAGGTTGGTTTGATACCGCGTGTACATGGTTCGGGTATGTTTACTCGTGGCCAAACACAGGTGCTTACCATTGCAACGCTCGGTCAGCTGCGCGATGCTCAGATACTTGACGGTATCGACGGTGAAGAAAATAAACGTTATATGCATCAGTATAACTTCCCTTCTTACTCGGTAGGTGAAACCAAACCTAGCAGAGGCCCCGGCAGACGTGAAATTGGTCACGGTGCACTTGCAGAAAGAGCACTCGAGCCTGTTTTGCCCTCTGTTGATGAGTTCCCCTATGCAATGCGTTTGGTTTCTGAGGTTCTTTCTTCCAATGGTTCTACCTCGCAGGGTTCCATCTGCGGTTCTACTTTGGCACTTATGGATGCGGGTGTTCCCATCAAGGCACCTGTTGCCGGTATCTCCTGCGGGCTTATCACCGAGGGTGACCGTTGGATGACGATGGTAGATATTCAGGGCCTTGAGGACTTTTTCGGTGATATGGACTTTAAAGTTGGCGGTACACATAAAGGTATCACTGCCATCCAGATGGACCTTAAAATTGACGGCTTAACTCCGGAAATCGTCAAAGAGGCATTTGCAAAAACCCATGCAGCAAGAGACTATATCCTTAATGATATTATGCTGCCGGTCATATCAGCACCTCGTGAAGAGCTTTCTGAATATGCACCTAAGATGATTTCCATTCAAATCCCTGTTGATAAGATTAGAGAAGTCATCGGCTCAGGCGGTAAAGTCATTCAAAAAATTTGTGCAGACTGCAATGTTAAAATTGATATTGATGATGACGGAAAAGTGTTTGTATCTTCCATCAATATGGCAGATTGCCGCCGTGCAATTCAAGTAATTGAAACCATTGCAATCGACCCTGAAGTGGGCGCAATTTACAAGGGTAAAGTTACAAGAATTATGAACTTTGGCGCATTTGTTGAAATTGCCCCGGGTAAAGAGGGCCTTTGCCATATCTCTAAGCTGGAAAACAACCGTGTTGAAAAGGTAGAAGACGTTGTTTCGGTTGGCGATGAGATTGTGGTTATGGTAACCGAAATCGACCAACAGGGCAGAATCAACCTTTCCAGAAAAGATGCTATTGCAAAGCTGGAAGAAAAGAAAAAGGCTCAGCAGAACTAA
- the truB gene encoding tRNA pseudouridine(55) synthase TruB: MTGILLIDKPAGFTSFDVIAKMRGITKIRKIGHAGTLDPMATGVLPLFFENATKACDIMPNQDKRYRAQFRLGLTTDTQDITGKILTETKVTAGTADVLAVLEHFRGNIEQLPPMYSAIQVNGQRLYDIAREGKTIEREKRPVTIYELELLESDDTTHTYTIDVSCSKGTYIRTVCNDIGEALGCGATLTQLCRTEAAGFALRDCITLQEAQQKADEGTLTKCLLPIESVFASLPRITLDERRTQLFQNGVRLDLVRNKIPPIAGSFTVYGEKKGFLGIAHNDYDKNELIMEKLFSLL, translated from the coding sequence ATGACAGGAATACTACTAATCGATAAACCAGCTGGTTTTACATCGTTTGATGTAATTGCCAAGATGCGGGGCATTACAAAAATACGCAAAATCGGACATGCCGGAACCCTCGACCCGATGGCGACCGGTGTTCTGCCGTTGTTTTTTGAAAATGCTACAAAAGCATGCGATATCATGCCAAACCAAGATAAACGGTATCGAGCACAGTTCCGTTTGGGCCTTACTACCGATACGCAAGATATTACAGGCAAAATTTTAACCGAAACGAAAGTAACTGCGGGTACCGCCGATGTACTGGCAGTACTGGAGCACTTTCGCGGCAATATCGAGCAGCTGCCCCCTATGTATTCGGCAATACAGGTAAACGGGCAGCGGCTTTACGACATTGCACGAGAGGGCAAAACCATAGAACGCGAAAAACGCCCTGTAACAATATACGAGCTGGAATTGCTTGAATCCGATGACACCACGCATACTTATACCATTGATGTAAGCTGTTCAAAAGGTACTTATATCCGCACAGTGTGCAATGATATCGGAGAAGCTTTGGGGTGCGGTGCCACGCTTACACAACTGTGCCGTACCGAAGCAGCGGGCTTTGCATTGCGCGATTGCATCACGCTGCAAGAGGCACAGCAAAAAGCAGATGAGGGCACATTAACCAAATGTTTGCTGCCGATAGAATCTGTATTTGCATCCTTACCGCGTATTACTTTGGATGAGCGGCGTACACAGTTGTTTCAAAACGGGGTAAGGCTTGATTTGGTACGCAACAAAATCCCCCCAATAGCGGGCTCTTTTACTGTTTATGGCGAAAAAAAAGGCTTTTTGGGTATTGCACATAACGATTACGATAAGAACGAACTTATTATGGAAAAACTGTTCTCGTTGCTTTAA